Proteins from a genomic interval of Arvicola amphibius chromosome 14, mArvAmp1.2, whole genome shotgun sequence:
- the LOC119801085 gene encoding ATP synthase subunit gamma, mitochondrial, translated as MFSRASAAGLSACALQPQWIQVRNMATLKDITRRLKSIKNIQKITKSMKMVAAAKYARAERELKPARVYGTGSLALYEKAEIKGPEDKKKHLLIGVSSDRGLCGAIHSSVAKQMKNEVANLTAAGKEVMIVGIGDKIKGILYRTHSDQFLVSFKDVGRKPPTFGDASVIALELLNSGYEFDEGSIIFNQFKSVISYKTEEKPIFSLNTIASAESMSIYDDIDADVLQNYQEYSLANIIYYSLKESTTSEQSARMTAMDNASKNASDMIDKLTLTFNRTRQAVITKELIEIISGAAALD; from the coding sequence ATGTTCTCGCGGGCCAGTGCTGCCGGGCTGTCGGCCTGTGCCTTGCAGCCGCAATGGATCCAAGTTCGAAACATGGCAACTTTGAAAGATATTACCAGGAGACTGAAGTCCAtcaaaaatatccagaaaattaCCAAGTCTATGAAGATGGTGGCAGCTGCAAAGTATGCCCGGGCTGAGCGGGAGCTGAAGCCAGCTCGAGTGTATGGAACAGGCTCCTTGGCGCTTTATGAGAAGGCTGAGATTAAGGGACCTGAGGACAAGAAGAAACACCTCCTTATTGGTGTGTCGTCAGATCGAGGGCTTTGTGGTGCTATTCATTCCTCAGTGGCTAAACAGATGAAGAATGAGGTAGCTAACCTCACAGCAGCCGGGAAAGAAGTTATGATTGTTGGAATTGGTGACAAAATCAAGGGCATACTTTATAGGACTCACTCTGACCAGTTTTTGGTGTCATTCAAAGATGTGGGACGGAAGCCCCCTACTTTTGGAGACGCATCAGTCATTGCCCTGGAATTGTTGAATTCTGGATATGAATTTGATGAAGGCTCTATCATTTTTAATCAGTTCAAATCTGTTATCTCCTACAAGACAGAAGAGAAGCCCATCTTCTCTCTCAACACCATTGCAAGTGCTGAGAGCATGAGCATTTATGATGACATCGATGCTGATGTGCTACAGAATTACCAGGAGTACAGTCTGGCCAACATCATCTACTACTCCCTGAAGGAGTCCACCACCAGTGAGCAGAGTGCCAGGATGACGGCTATGGACAACGCCAGCAAGAATGCTTCTGATATGATTGACAAATTGACTCTGACGTTCAACCGCACCCGCCAAGCCGTCATCACAAAGGAGTTGATTGAAATCATCTCTGGGGCTGCTGCTCTGGATTAA